A stretch of DNA from Ricinus communis isolate WT05 ecotype wild-type chromosome 4, ASM1957865v1, whole genome shotgun sequence:
TATTTTGATCAATGTCTATagctctctttctttttcctatagtcgattctctcttcttttcctcATCCTTTGGCTACTTTAGCCTTTCAAACTCCAGCCATTAGGTCTTTCCGGTGTCGCCAACTCTCTTCCACTTTTTGTTTTGCCAGAAACGGCTGAGATTCGACACATCAACGACGAAAAGATTCAGGCCTTATTTCTCTCTCGCTGCTACCATTCATTAAGCCACTTATTGGCCTCCTTTACCAAATCCAACGACAAAAACTTTCCATCCCAAAAATCCTTATGAATTACATAGCATTTGACATCGTCATTTGACCAAAGACTcgatgaataaaataaaaaaaaaaaaagcaaaaaaaaaacatgtatttaaaaaattgcaGTGggtaattttaaagaaataatataaaaaaatattattgtaattatttaaaataaatgaatgacaAGTGAAAGTTCCTCTTTAAAGATTGCTATCTtttaacagaaaaataaattattataagtgaattatttaaattactatattataatatatgtgCAATTATAAATGCAAAAATTAGTAatagaaagtaaaaataaacaCTATAAAATGTTTCAATCATAAAtacagaaaatcaaaagaaaatttgatcCAATAAGATAAGTAATTAAAAGTAACCAAGTCCATATGTATATGTTTGTttggaaattaaaaatattaacaagaaattaaagtaataaaaattaaaatcacaaaaatattACTTGAAATAATGcaaaacatattaaaagaaattattaatctaatggaataaaaagaaaaaaaatgttcctataaaagatattaatgaATTGAAACCTATATTCTGCTAGTCTATGTGGTCACTATTCACTGGGGACCAATGTGAAAGAATTATATCAAAATGGCCATACACTGTGATGCATAGTTAACAAGATTTGCTGAATAAATCTCTCTTATATTACTGATTTCTCATacaattttctcattttccaacttgattctaaaaaagaaataattaaaatctttacATAATGACATTGTAATAATCTGCAATATTTATTGtccataatattttttgtgaGAGCAATGTGTCAACACCCTGTGTAAATAATATGACAACATTGGACACTTTTTCTCAGGAATAGTTCAAAAGTTCCTGTAAGAAACATTAACATACGATTTCTTTTTGGCTCAAAAACTTGCCTCCTCAGTCGATGGCCGCCTCAAGAAATACCGCAGACTGTTAGCAAGAACCTGCCAAATCTCATAAAGACAGCTATCATCAATTTTAACAAGAATATGGCAAGAATTTGTCATCATTTTCATTACCAAATTCAAATTCTGTTGGGTACCcttactcatatatatatatatatatatatatatatatatatatatatatacacagtTCATGATACCATGTAAATTCCTTGAAAAGAACCCTCCATAAACGGTGTGCCATAATATACATTTTTGTAGCCTCTGCTATTTGAAGTAGAAAATCTTAGCATTTAAATTGTTATCCGCAAAAAGTAGAAAAGATTAGGAgttaaattatgataatattCAATGTCATAATATTAAGAGATACAGGGTCTAATTTTAAAACGATAAACATACCAGGATTTATGGATATTATAGTCCAGTACAAAAATGCTGAGTTTTTGGAAACCTCAAGGACCAAAATAACTATAGATGAAAGTGTAAATTGTACCTAAGCTCAAGGGATCTTTGTaatttaaatgtatatatatattatatatagtcCGGATAAATTGATAAGAACCTATTGCAATATTGTCATTATGCACTAGTGTTTCAATGTTACCAAACTTAATACTATTATAACGGAtgattaaaagtattaaataaaGGATCAGTAGCGGCCAAGTATCTTCAAGGTCACGCGTTAGGGGCTTTCTTAAGTTCCACAAAAGGTTTTCACAGGTTAGACCAAGTTCATAAAGTAAAACATAGTTTGCACCAGTCTTACCTGTTGAAGAGGCTTGATGATGGCTTTACCCTTGTAGCTAACATGAAACTTGGCCTTTGCCAACAATCCCTAGGTGCCAAAAGAAGATATGGAAGTATGGTTTCAATACTTGGATTCATTCTAACtcaaaatattgaaacaaaaatagaaagtaaTAGAAAgatgcaaaaagaaatttactaCCTCTGTGTCAAATTCTCCTGAATCAACAGCAACATTAATGTCAGTGATAATCTTTACAAGATCAACCAATAATCCAGGGCGATCAGCTGTCTCCACAAATAGCAAGCTGTGATAGAGAAATACCGGTCACCACTATAGTAATTTATATTGACACAGTAACATCTTCAAACTAATACCCTTTTGAGGGTGAATGcatcaaaaacaaaattatcgTTTTAAGAAGCCAACTTCTTTCGTAAGCATATTGAATTCTTAGACACCTAACTAGCAATTTCTTTGCAGCATCAACTAGAGTTTAGAGTTTAGAGTTTAGAGATAAAAGATTGCACATGAGACATGgataagaaaagagaaatgggaataaaaaataaaacttatcttattttcttttccatgaCCTAATGACTAATACTTTATAGTAATGAATTTACCATcaactttatcattttaacATTAGTCCTGTCTCAGTCCCGATGGTTAGGGCTCTGGTACATAGTCTTTCTGTTGCTCCTGCTATCCGCAAGGACAGGGGAAGACGAGCACTTTTTTAGACTCGGACTCAGGGACCTAATGACTAATACTTTATAGTAATGAATTTACCATcaactttatcattttaacttttcttttttggaaaaaaatgtGGCAATTCTCATTTCATGACTGCATAAAATTCACTTAACTCTTCATTTTGTAAATAGTTACTaaaggttttttttctttttttatttcacaaAATATTTGCTTGTAAAAGACGGCTATCCCATTTCATTTGGAGTACGGAACCAAGAGAGACAGTCATTTAACACTGTTCTCAACCACATGTTATCAAAAacaatatacatatataagtAACCTACTAAACCAATTATTGGGCATAATGAACACAAGAGGTGAAGTAAGAACATGGGTTCAGCAAGCTACTGACACATAAGATGTAAAAATCATTGTCCAAAAGCCTCTATCACTCTACAATAAATCATAGAATGGCATTCAAGTTTTTCCAAATAATATTACCAATAAAAATCAGGGCCATAATATGCACTTACAAGCTTCACTCTCATAATGATCAAATATGACATATGGACCTATTATAGACCATGCAATTATTGTTGTATGGTAGGGGTTATTGGGTTTCAAGAGCTAAACATCTCATAGGAGAATTTGAAGCCCTATTTACCTGCGATCAGGACCATCATCATAGACGCTTATGTGAGTTGCAATATCCACATCAACCTGAGAGAGCAAACATATGGTAATCTTTAGAAACGTTTGATAGCATAAGTGTTAATCCGCCTATCAGTGATTGACACACCGTAAAATTTGTTCTTGTGGTATCGGTTTCTATCACAAGGATAACAGAAGTTAGAGGAAAAAGGTAAATGTAGTTTAGAACAGTTTACATATGAAAGCCTTATCCCAAAACTTTGATCTgcttttaattgaaaatgagatagatttatcaaatttattaccTGTTGCTTTGGAGGCTCCACACCAAAGGCAACTCCCATTGCTAATTGGGAACTTGATTCCTGGACCCGAAATTGACATTCATTAGGCCCATAAGGTCAAGAGCTCTTCAAAGTGATACAACgaacataagaaaaattacaGGGTGGTACTGAAGCAGATTGTTTATGATTGTCAATCGAATCGCCTCAAGCAGCTCTGGATCTTCAACTTTTCTACCTGTATCACTGAAAAAGAGGCTCCACCTCTAAGCAACAAAACTCACTGAAAGAGACCATTGGAATTACTGGTTCATAGAGCTCACTAGAAAGAACAGGCAAAATAAGAtacattcacaaatatactatccATAGATTTTGATGGGaagaatatttttctttggCCTTCTGGGTACTAACATCTTCTTgccaattttattttcaagtaGAAATATGGTTGCTTGAGAAAGCAGATAAGGAGGATAAAGATTAACAGAAATATAGCAAATGTGAATAACAGGATACAGAGATTATGTTACTTAATGAGCTCATATTCCAAGAAGGATTGCATAAAGCATGTAACTTACGCTTTAGTGATGGAGAAAGTGTTGTGCTTCCCAGAAGAATCCAAAAATACATTAGCCTTGGTAACATTTAGGCCGAGGTTTCTAAGTGCATTCATCTGTAGTAACAGATTTGGTCACAATCAAGCTCTACATAATACAAAATcagaacaaaaaaatttaaagaaaaaggtgcATACAGTATCCAGAAGAGCACCGAGACGATCTCCAAAGGTAATCTCGACCACGGTTGCATCTGGATCAGAGTCTTGGTCTATTATTACTTTTGGAGTTGGAACTGAATCTGTCTCATTATGACTTCCATCCtgctcaaaataataataagaccACCACCATTTCCCCACACCCCCCGCACAAGTCAAAACAAATTTAGCAACCCCATTTCCAGTAATAACAATACCCAACAACAAATCCTTCCAGTACCTCTACTGCCGTGGCTGATGATGCTTGTGGAATGATTATGGTCCTATAAGATGACAATCTTGCAACAATTTGCACGCATTCATTTAGCAACAAAACCACccataaattgagaaattgggTCGCACCCAATTCATCTATAAGCTCAAAAATTTTACTCTAAATCGACAACCAGAGACGAACGCTAAGAAAACAATTTGGCAAGTTCAGCACATACCTCCTACTCCCAGTAGTACCAGCCGTCTGCTTACAAAGAATGTGGAGTGGAGTAGTATGAAAAGCAAAACAGGAGTACTTTTCAACTACTTTGCCCTTATAACAATAGTGAAGAGAAAGACTAGAAAACGCCATAGCCACTACCATTTTTGATCTATaacaacagcagcagcagcaaggaaaagaagaaggagaacaAGAGAGAGTCAAATAATAGTTATCGTGTTATCCTCCGCCATTAAATATATCTATTATAAGGTAAGAGatgcatatttttttttatctctaaCGTCCGTTCCGCATCTCTCAcctttttagatatttttttttttggtttttctttggaaTCACAGTTATGTTCTTTGGGAGGTCTCCCAATAACGACGCCTTCGGTTCATGTCCAATTTGCTGTCTCCATCGTTACCTGTCCCTCTATCCTAATCCCATGACATACCAAAATGGCTGGATCTAGTCGGTTtgggtaaattttatagttaaaacTTTtcggattttttttttgagcaAGGTACTTTAAATTTgggtcctttttttttttcagtgttgagttgattctttatttatttatttcttttggttttaGATTTAGAGTCTCGGTCCTTTTGAATTGGTATTGTTACATAAATAGTGTCTCggctttatatttttataattaaagtgtCTCAACTTTAAATTCTTATAG
This window harbors:
- the LOC8260834 gene encoding ACT domain-containing protein ACR11 isoform X1 encodes the protein MVVAMAFSSLSLHYCYKGKVVEKYSCFAFHTTPLHILCKQTAGTTGSRRLSSYRTIIIPQASSATAVEDGSHNETDSVPTPKVIIDQDSDPDATVVEITFGDRLGALLDTMNALRNLGLNVTKANVFLDSSGKHNTFSITKADTGRKVEDPELLEAIRLTIINNLLQYHPESSSQLAMGVAFGVEPPKQQVDVDIATHISVYDDGPDRSLLFVETADRPGLLVDLVKIITDINVAVDSGEFDTEGLLAKAKFHVSYKGKAIIKPLQQVLANSLRYFLRRPSTEEASF
- the LOC8260834 gene encoding ACT domain-containing protein ACR11 isoform X2; amino-acid sequence: MVVAMAFSSLSLHYCYKGKVVEKYSCFAFHTTPLHILCKQTAGTTGSRRTIIIPQASSATAVEDGSHNETDSVPTPKVIIDQDSDPDATVVEITFGDRLGALLDTMNALRNLGLNVTKANVFLDSSGKHNTFSITKADTGRKVEDPELLEAIRLTIINNLLQYHPESSSQLAMGVAFGVEPPKQQVDVDIATHISVYDDGPDRSLLFVETADRPGLLVDLVKIITDINVAVDSGEFDTEGLLAKAKFHVSYKGKAIIKPLQQVLANSLRYFLRRPSTEEASF